The Halalkalibacter krulwichiae genome has a segment encoding these proteins:
- a CDS encoding ROK family protein — translation MNFAAIDIGGTTIKYALVTEHGEISEKAAVPTPKTGKKAMVDQLVEICKRLDARKKIDAVAISSAGQINSQTGEVIFATDAIPEYAGLNIIEELESRLNKPVTVENDVHCAALGEYWVGAAKGNDNFLCLTFGTGIGGAVVNNGLIYHGSTYSAAEFGHITLYPNGLSCVCGDHGCLEMYASSLALEKRIMDLTGRTQETLPIFFEEARSGNIVIEGVIDSWVEDIAAGLKTLIHSFNPKQIVIGGGISAQGEYLISKIQKSTYARIMPSFSKQLTIDMAQKTNDANLLGAVYHSLKVVFP, via the coding sequence ATGAATTTTGCAGCAATTGATATTGGTGGAACAACGATTAAATATGCACTAGTAACAGAACATGGTGAAATAAGCGAAAAAGCAGCAGTACCAACACCTAAAACAGGAAAAAAAGCAATGGTAGATCAGTTGGTTGAAATCTGTAAGCGGCTTGATGCTAGAAAGAAAATCGATGCTGTGGCCATTAGTTCGGCAGGTCAAATTAATAGCCAAACAGGTGAAGTCATATTTGCTACGGATGCGATACCAGAATATGCAGGACTGAACATCATAGAAGAGTTGGAATCACGACTGAACAAGCCTGTTACAGTAGAAAATGATGTACATTGTGCTGCTTTAGGTGAGTATTGGGTAGGTGCGGCTAAAGGAAATGACAACTTCTTATGTTTAACATTTGGAACAGGTATCGGAGGAGCGGTCGTTAATAATGGCTTGATCTATCATGGTTCTACTTATTCAGCTGCCGAATTTGGTCATATTACTTTGTATCCTAATGGTTTGTCCTGTGTTTGTGGGGACCATGGTTGTTTAGAGATGTATGCTTCAAGCCTTGCTTTGGAAAAGAGGATCATGGATTTGACAGGACGAACTCAAGAAACTTTACCGATTTTTTTTGAAGAGGCTAGAAGTGGGAACATAGTTATAGAAGGGGTCATTGATTCATGGGTAGAAGATATAGCAGCTGGATTAAAAACACTTATTCACTCCTTTAATCCAAAGCAAATCGTCATTGGTGGTGGCATTTCAGCACAAGGTGAATACTTAATTAGCAAAATCCAAAAGAGTACGTACGCACGAATTATGCCATCTTTCAGCAAACAGCTTACCATTGACATGGCACAAAAAACGAATGACGCAAATTTACTGGGTGCTGTATATCATTCCTTAAAAGTGGTGTTTCCTTGA
- the sda gene encoding sporulation histidine kinase inhibitor Sda, with product MREISDQTLIEAYYEALKLNLDLDFILLLEKELAYRKLLNPKAETHPT from the coding sequence ATGAGAGAGATTTCTGACCAAACTCTAATAGAAGCCTATTACGAAGCTCTAAAATTAAACTTGGATCTTGACTTTATCTTACTATTAGAAAAAGAATTAGCTTACAGGAAGTTACTCAATCCCAAAGCTGAAACTCATCCGACATAG
- a CDS encoding N-acetylneuraminate lyase, producing MKGIITALMVSYDQDGNLNEKGLREIIRYNVDVCKVDGLYVNGSTGENFMISTEEKKEIFRITKDEVKGQVPLIAQVGSVNLREAIDLAKYATDLGYDALSAVTPFYYKFNFNEIKHYYNSIINAVDNKMIIYSIPFLTGVNMSLDQFAELFENEKIIGVKFTAGDFYLLERMRKKFPEKLIYGGFDEMLLPATVLGIDGAIGSTFNVNGQRARQIFELGKQGKIEEAREIQHVTNDLISEILDNGLYQTIKEMLKEKGVDAGFCREPMEKLSEERIAKARSIAKNHL from the coding sequence ATGAAAGGTATTATAACAGCTTTAATGGTTTCATATGACCAAGATGGGAACCTTAATGAAAAAGGGTTAAGAGAAATTATTCGATATAATGTAGATGTTTGTAAGGTAGATGGTTTGTACGTCAACGGAAGCACAGGCGAAAATTTTATGATTTCAACAGAAGAGAAAAAGGAAATCTTCCGTATTACAAAGGATGAAGTAAAAGGGCAAGTCCCGTTAATCGCTCAAGTTGGTTCTGTTAATTTAAGAGAAGCGATTGATTTAGCCAAATATGCAACAGATTTAGGATACGACGCTCTTTCAGCAGTTACTCCTTTTTATTACAAGTTTAATTTTAATGAAATTAAACATTACTATAACAGCATTATTAATGCGGTAGATAACAAAATGATTATTTATTCGATTCCATTCTTAACTGGTGTGAACATGAGCCTCGATCAATTTGCTGAGCTCTTTGAAAATGAGAAAATTATCGGAGTGAAGTTTACAGCTGGTGATTTTTATCTGTTAGAAAGAATGAGAAAGAAATTTCCAGAGAAATTGATTTATGGTGGCTTTGATGAAATGCTTCTTCCTGCTACGGTTCTAGGGATTGATGGAGCCATCGGCAGTACGTTTAATGTAAATGGACAACGTGCAAGGCAGATTTTTGAATTAGGCAAGCAAGGAAAAATAGAAGAAGCAAGAGAAATTCAACATGTAACCAATGACTTAATCTCTGAAATCTTAGATAATGGATTATATCAAACGATAAAAGAAATGTTAAAAGAAAAAGGTGTCGATGCTGGTTTCTGCCGTGAACCAATGGAGAAGCTTTCAGAGGAAAGAATTGCCAAGGCACGTTCAATCGCAAAGAACCATTTATAG
- the nagB gene encoding glucosamine-6-phosphate deaminase, whose translation MKIIEVENYQEMSKQAAQYIIEKIKKQPKLKLGLATGGTPVGLYQKLIEDHRENGTDYYDVTTFNLDEYIGLQGTDPNSYRYFMNDQLFDHINIQKENTFIPSGVKEDSEQEAKDYEATIKSYGGIDLQILGIGQNGHIGFNEPGTSFESATHIVQLATSTREANARYFARMEDVPTKAITMGIGTIMKSKEILLLISGDSKTEAFNRLVNGEIDPHFPASILRKHPGVTVIADQAARLGVKVHG comes from the coding sequence ATGAAAATAATTGAGGTCGAAAACTACCAGGAAATGAGCAAACAAGCAGCACAATATATAATTGAAAAAATTAAGAAACAGCCGAAGCTAAAACTCGGATTAGCAACAGGAGGAACGCCCGTTGGCCTTTATCAAAAACTCATTGAAGATCATAGAGAGAATGGTACAGACTATTACGATGTGACCACATTTAATCTCGATGAGTATATAGGTCTTCAAGGTACAGACCCTAATAGCTATCGTTACTTTATGAACGATCAATTGTTTGATCATATTAACATTCAGAAAGAAAATACATTTATTCCTTCCGGTGTCAAAGAGGATAGTGAACAAGAAGCAAAAGATTATGAAGCAACGATTAAAAGTTACGGAGGAATCGATCTTCAAATACTAGGAATTGGCCAAAATGGTCATATTGGATTTAATGAGCCAGGAACTTCATTTGAATCGGCTACACACATTGTCCAGTTAGCTACCTCAACAAGAGAAGCGAATGCAAGATATTTCGCGCGGATGGAAGATGTACCTACAAAAGCGATTACAATGGGAATTGGAACGATTATGAAAAGCAAAGAAATCCTGTTACTAATCTCAGGTGATAGCAAAACCGAAGCCTTTAACCGCTTAGTAAATGGAGAAATTGATCCTCATTTTCCAGCTTCTATTCTCAGAAAGCATCCCGGTGTTACCGTTATCGCAGATCAGGCTGCCCGTTTAGGCGTGAAGGTGCATGGGTGA
- a CDS encoding ABC transporter permease, with translation MKQFKQMFLVQLKMTFREKQAWFWGIFFPVILMVIFMSIFSGSSDNEFSANVAIVDENPNATSAMLSDQISQIPVLETESDMAVSQEEAYQLVMDQEVDAAIVLPESEEDTSIQLVVNKENEQEVTTQALSGMLNQLVQEANLFAVGATATYELTFESISSSSNDLSYTDFLLTGMIALAIAQGGLFGMVDLVEMRRKGLIKRLRMTPANMSLFGLSDMTMRLLFGVIQIMLLSLIGVFVFGANLYINFTSLVVVFLLGALSFNAIGYLFSSFSQTTEAYMGIVNIINFVMMFLSGVFFPIDTMPEWIQPLSHILPLTYFVEGLRESMVYETSLFSSTLWSGIGIIVLWGVIAFLLGSWLYKRKSIVATR, from the coding sequence TTGAAACAATTTAAACAAATGTTTCTTGTCCAATTAAAAATGACTTTCCGCGAAAAACAAGCTTGGTTTTGGGGGATTTTCTTCCCTGTTATCTTGATGGTCATCTTTATGTCAATTTTCAGTGGGAGTTCTGACAATGAGTTTTCTGCAAATGTTGCGATTGTAGACGAAAATCCAAATGCAACCTCAGCAATGCTCTCTGATCAAATTAGTCAAATCCCGGTGCTTGAAACTGAATCTGACATGGCTGTTAGTCAAGAAGAAGCTTATCAGCTTGTGATGGATCAAGAGGTAGATGCTGCAATTGTCTTACCTGAATCTGAAGAGGATACATCGATCCAACTCGTTGTGAATAAAGAGAACGAACAAGAAGTAACTACCCAGGCTCTTTCAGGAATGTTAAACCAGCTCGTCCAAGAAGCCAACCTTTTTGCCGTCGGTGCAACCGCTACATATGAATTAACATTTGAATCGATTTCTTCATCAAGTAATGATCTGAGTTATACCGACTTTCTTCTTACTGGAATGATCGCATTAGCGATTGCTCAAGGTGGACTGTTTGGAATGGTTGATTTAGTAGAGATGCGCCGCAAAGGCCTGATCAAAAGATTGCGCATGACTCCTGCCAATATGAGTTTGTTTGGCTTGAGCGATATGACGATGCGTTTGTTGTTTGGCGTCATTCAAATTATGTTACTTTCTCTGATCGGCGTCTTTGTTTTTGGAGCCAATTTGTACATTAACTTCACAAGTCTAGTAGTTGTCTTCTTATTAGGGGCTCTTTCCTTTAACGCAATTGGATACCTCTTTTCTTCATTCAGTCAAACGACTGAAGCTTATATGGGAATTGTCAATATTATTAACTTTGTGATGATGTTCTTAAGTGGTGTGTTCTTTCCAATTGACACAATGCCAGAGTGGATCCAACCCCTTTCTCACATCCTTCCACTCACCTATTTCGTTGAAGGTTTAAGAGAAAGTATGGTCTATGAAACAAGCCTCTTTTCAAGTACATTGTGGTCTGGAATTGGCATTATCGTGTTATGGGGCGTCATTGCATTTCTTCTTGGTTCATGGCTCTATAAAAGAAAATCGATTGTGGCAACAAGATAA
- a CDS encoding ABC transporter ATP-binding protein, with protein sequence MTVLEVKNLKKSFGTIHAVQDINFSVKAGEVFTIIGPNGAGKTTTLEMIEGLVPPDDGEISFGELNWNHHATMIKKKIGVQPQSSAMFDLLSPQENLNLFATFYDKARPTEEILTLINLTDHRNNQVKKLSGGQRQRLAIGLAMISDPEIIFLDEPTTGLDPQARRNIWDIILQLKELGKTTILTTHYMEEAEKLSDRVCIVDQGKVVTLDTPSSLIDQLTKEREIHLSFVDGPLAAEEANHYSSRLHSVSRTELEHTSLKLWTTNPEDTLYNLFGFTKEKNYSVEQVSIREMSLEDVFITFTGKEWRD encoded by the coding sequence ATGACCGTATTAGAAGTGAAAAACTTAAAAAAGTCGTTTGGAACGATTCACGCTGTACAGGACATCAACTTTTCAGTCAAGGCTGGAGAAGTCTTCACCATCATTGGGCCAAATGGGGCCGGAAAAACGACGACACTGGAAATGATTGAAGGGCTTGTTCCACCAGATGATGGAGAAATCTCTTTTGGCGAGTTGAACTGGAATCACCATGCAACAATGATCAAAAAGAAAATCGGGGTACAGCCTCAATCAAGTGCCATGTTTGATTTATTATCTCCGCAAGAAAACTTGAACCTCTTTGCTACTTTTTACGACAAGGCCCGTCCAACTGAGGAAATTCTTACCCTAATCAACTTAACCGATCACCGAAACAATCAAGTAAAAAAATTATCCGGTGGTCAGCGTCAAAGGCTTGCGATTGGGCTTGCAATGATTAGCGATCCAGAGATTATCTTCCTTGATGAACCGACAACAGGTCTTGACCCTCAAGCACGACGCAATATTTGGGATATCATTTTACAGTTAAAAGAATTAGGAAAAACAACGATTTTAACGACACATTATATGGAAGAAGCTGAAAAGTTAAGTGACCGCGTTTGTATCGTTGATCAAGGAAAAGTTGTCACTTTGGATACCCCCTCTTCACTCATTGATCAATTAACGAAAGAAAGAGAAATTCATTTATCTTTTGTTGATGGACCACTTGCTGCCGAGGAAGCCAATCACTATTCTTCTCGTCTTCATTCAGTCTCACGTACAGAGCTCGAACATACATCATTAAAACTATGGACAACAAATCCAGAAGACACGTTGTACAACTTATTTGGGTTTACAAAAGAAAAGAATTATTCCGTCGAGCAGGTCTCCATCCGCGAAATGAGTCTAGAGGATGTTTTTATTACGTTCACTGGTAAGGAATGGAGGGATTAA
- a CDS encoding gamma-glutamyl-gamma-aminobutyrate hydrolase family protein has translation MKKPIIGLTSSIVSHHNIPSVNLHTKFISSVKRAGGIPLIIPIGTEEMSEEYASICDGLILTNGEDVDPYSFNEEPDPQIKQTNENRDKLEIALVQQAQKKKKPLLGVCRGNTMLNVALGGTLIQDIPTQNSKAINHHQKADRPQPTHSIQIKEESWLYELFYTSTMRVNSFHHQAIDQLGKNLKVVAAAPDGTVEAIEGISKCPIMWGVQWHPEEMASEAPTMQRIFDAFIAKCVHND, from the coding sequence ATGAAGAAACCTATCATAGGATTAACGAGTTCAATTGTAAGTCATCACAATATCCCAAGTGTAAATTTACATACTAAATTTATTTCTTCAGTAAAAAGAGCTGGAGGAATCCCACTCATTATTCCGATCGGTACAGAAGAAATGTCAGAAGAATATGCTTCAATTTGTGATGGGTTGATCCTGACTAATGGAGAAGATGTCGATCCCTATTCTTTCAATGAAGAGCCAGATCCGCAAATAAAACAAACAAATGAAAATCGTGATAAATTAGAAATTGCGCTTGTGCAACAGGCTCAAAAGAAGAAAAAACCACTTTTGGGGGTATGTCGAGGAAATACGATGTTAAATGTTGCATTAGGAGGTACACTCATACAAGACATCCCTACACAAAATTCGAAGGCGATCAATCATCATCAAAAAGCAGATAGACCACAACCGACCCACTCGATTCAAATCAAAGAAGAAAGCTGGTTATATGAACTATTCTATACCTCTACAATGCGAGTGAATAGCTTCCATCATCAAGCGATTGATCAGCTCGGAAAAAACTTAAAAGTAGTTGCAGCTGCACCAGACGGAACGGTTGAAGCGATTGAAGGGATCTCTAAATGTCCTATTATGTGGGGCGTTCAGTGGCACCCAGAAGAAATGGCGAGTGAAGCTCCAACGATGCAACGGATCTTTGATGCCTTTATTGCTAAATGCGTGCATAATGATTAA